A single window of Selenomonas sputigena DNA harbors:
- the fliQ gene encoding flagellar biosynthesis protein FliQ, with translation MSSDLIIQIGQNALWIVLLVSAPMLGLGLAVGLLVSVFQATTSIQEATLAFIPKIIAVFVAILIFGPWMLSILVEYFTNIFVNLPLYIG, from the coding sequence ATGTCCAGCGATCTCATCATACAGATCGGGCAGAACGCCCTTTGGATCGTGCTCTTGGTGTCCGCCCCCATGCTTGGCCTCGGTCTTGCTGTTGGACTCCTTGTGAGCGTCTTTCAAGCGACCACGTCCATTCAGGAGGCTACGCTTGCTTTTATTCCGAAGATCATTGCGGTGTTTGTCGCCATCTTGATTTTTGGGCCGTGGATGCTCAGCATCCTCGTGGAATACTTCACGAATATTTTCGTGAACTTGCCGCTCTATATCGGATAA
- the fliY gene encoding flagellar motor switch phosphatase FliY — protein MSDDLISQEEIDALLNGGGDSTAAADAPADNPAPAEGSPSQEGDALTDMERDALGEIGNISMGSAATTLSVLLGHKVSITTPTVSVDTLASIKDQYPMPYLIVEVGYTVGIDGNNVLAIQAQDASIIADLMMGGDGTSPTQELNEIHMSAVGESMNQMMGSVATSLSTMFNKKIDISPPKVNMIDLGSEDKVTEIVSADDPIAKISFRMEVDGLIDSEIMQILPIPVAKEMVGYLLNNEAEEEEPMPAPTPAPAAPTPTSAAAAPPPAAPMTGAAPAYGAPPTPHVASNVPVQPAMFAPLSTAPVQVNDANIGLILDVPLQVTVELGRTRKTIKDILELTNGSIVELDKLAGEPVDIMVNGKFLAKGEVVVIDENFGVRITDIVSPAERAQQLQ, from the coding sequence ATGAGTGATGATTTAATTTCGCAAGAGGAAATTGATGCGTTATTAAACGGCGGCGGCGACAGCACGGCAGCAGCCGATGCCCCGGCGGATAACCCGGCGCCCGCGGAAGGTTCTCCATCTCAAGAAGGGGATGCTCTGACGGATATGGAGCGCGACGCGCTCGGAGAAATAGGCAACATTTCCATGGGGAGCGCGGCGACGACGCTCTCGGTTCTCTTAGGACACAAGGTTTCGATCACGACACCGACAGTGTCGGTGGATACGCTGGCCTCGATCAAAGACCAGTACCCGATGCCTTACCTCATCGTGGAGGTCGGCTATACGGTCGGCATCGACGGAAACAACGTGCTCGCCATCCAGGCGCAGGACGCATCGATTATTGCCGATCTCATGATGGGCGGCGACGGCACCAGCCCGACGCAGGAACTCAATGAGATTCATATGAGCGCCGTCGGCGAATCAATGAACCAGATGATGGGATCGGTCGCCACATCGTTGTCGACGATGTTCAACAAGAAGATTGATATCTCACCGCCGAAGGTCAATATGATTGATCTTGGATCGGAAGATAAGGTCACGGAGATCGTTTCGGCGGATGACCCAATCGCGAAGATTTCGTTTCGCATGGAAGTCGACGGTCTGATCGACAGTGAGATTATGCAAATTCTGCCGATTCCTGTCGCGAAGGAAATGGTGGGATATTTGTTGAACAACGAAGCAGAGGAGGAAGAGCCAATGCCAGCACCAACACCGGCACCGGCAGCACCCACGCCAACGTCGGCAGCAGCGGCTCCGCCGCCGGCAGCGCCGATGACGGGCGCCGCTCCGGCCTACGGTGCGCCACCGACGCCGCATGTGGCGTCGAATGTGCCCGTACAGCCTGCGATGTTTGCACCGCTTTCGACAGCTCCCGTGCAAGTGAATGATGCGAATATCGGCTTGATTCTCGATGTGCCGCTTCAGGTAACCGTGGAGCTAGGACGCACGAGAAAGACAATCAAGGATATTCTGGAACTTACGAACGGCTCCATTGTCGAGCTTGATAAGCTCGCAGGCGAACCGGTTGACATCATGGTCAACGGTAAGTTCTTAGCAAAGGGCGAAGTCGTCGTTATTGACGAAAACTTCGGCGTGCGCATCACCGACATCGTAAGTCCGGCGGAAAGGGCGCAGCAACTGCAATAA
- a CDS encoding flagellar basal body-associated FliL family protein: MAEEKEVQAIAPEPSKKSPIILIVVIVVVALAAAVGISFFITQHMMANNAGDGGPSRLSHDPGVFIKLGDPKDGILVNVGGLKAGRFLKTSIVLEMNPGKKDNIADGKLLAPAETKVMDVTLQTLRSLKVEELDAGKQDELKTTLRDSLNKALGEGSVYEVYITSFLMQ; encoded by the coding sequence ATGGCGGAAGAAAAAGAAGTGCAGGCCATTGCTCCAGAGCCGAGCAAGAAGTCCCCGATCATCCTGATCGTTGTCATCGTCGTCGTGGCGTTGGCCGCGGCAGTCGGTATTTCCTTTTTCATCACGCAGCATATGATGGCGAACAATGCTGGTGACGGCGGCCCCTCGAGGCTGAGCCACGATCCAGGCGTCTTCATCAAGCTCGGCGATCCCAAGGATGGTATACTCGTCAACGTCGGCGGCCTCAAAGCGGGGCGCTTCTTGAAGACGAGCATTGTCCTGGAGATGAACCCTGGCAAGAAGGACAATATTGCCGATGGCAAGCTCTTGGCGCCGGCGGAGACGAAGGTCATGGATGTGACACTGCAGACGCTGCGCTCCCTGAAGGTGGAGGAACTTGATGCGGGCAAGCAGGATGAGTTGAAGACGACCTTGCGCGATAGCCTGAACAAGGCATTGGGTGAAGGGTCGGTGTATGAGGTCTACATCACGAGCTTCCTCATGCAGTGA
- the fliO gene encoding flagellar biosynthetic protein FliO, whose amino-acid sequence MLGRKGYFLCLLLWVFFTLVLPSVGLAADGGGYLSGYENQDPAPNGTPGVSWWSTIAYVASLVVVFLFVAGLAYYVSKILGGRFGRAMSGGGGRLLENLPLGPGRSACVIELAGRILLLGVTEHTITLLGEVEDAAEAEAILKKSMEASPTPFPSTAGFERQFGSLDKLAERIPTIFKNDVFRK is encoded by the coding sequence ATGTTGGGAAGAAAGGGGTACTTCCTTTGCCTCCTCCTGTGGGTTTTCTTTACCCTTGTCCTTCCATCCGTCGGCTTGGCCGCAGACGGCGGAGGATATCTTTCGGGCTATGAAAACCAGGATCCGGCGCCGAACGGTACACCAGGTGTTTCATGGTGGTCTACCATCGCCTATGTCGCGAGCCTCGTTGTCGTGTTTCTCTTCGTGGCTGGTCTTGCCTATTACGTTTCCAAGATCTTGGGTGGACGTTTCGGGCGTGCGATGTCAGGTGGCGGCGGGCGCTTGCTGGAAAATCTTCCACTTGGCCCTGGCCGCTCTGCTTGTGTCATTGAGTTGGCGGGCAGAATTTTGCTACTCGGCGTGACGGAACATACGATCACTCTCTTGGGAGAGGTTGAGGATGCGGCGGAGGCGGAGGCAATCTTGAAGAAGAGCATGGAGGCGTCGCCAACGCCGTTTCCCAGCACAGCGGGGTTTGAGCGGCAGTTTGGCTCTCTTGACAAGCTGGCCGAAAGAATCCCGACGATATTCAAGAATGACGTATTTCGGAAGTAG
- the flhB gene encoding flagellar biosynthesis protein FlhB, whose product MQYNSEMPEFVFDLQLFAGEKTEEPTAKRRNDARQKGQVARSQELSGAFVLLAGFFVMRALGSTILTEIETYTIHIYANMNQTIDAETVMRLIIDGMIVLAKTAFPVMIAILVMGLAINFYQVGFMFTTEPLSFKLDKLNPITGFGRIFSKRSLVELLKSLLKIAIIGAFLYVYLSGEIMHMPEFIYLDLKSSMARMGDIIFSLVFQIIIVYFVMAAADFAYQKWQTTQDLKMSKQDIKEEFKQTEGDPQIKGKIRQKQQQMAMNRMMKEVPEADVIVTNPTHYAVALKYKAGMKAPEVVAKGQDLVAQKIKDIAREHRVTIVENKPLARALYAAVEVGGIVPPELYQAVAEVLAYVYRLKKKKFA is encoded by the coding sequence ATGCAATACAATAGCGAAATGCCCGAGTTCGTCTTCGACCTTCAGCTCTTTGCCGGAGAGAAGACGGAAGAGCCTACGGCGAAACGGCGCAATGATGCGCGGCAGAAAGGGCAGGTCGCGAGAAGCCAGGAGCTCAGCGGCGCCTTCGTGCTCTTGGCGGGATTCTTCGTGATGCGCGCGCTCGGCAGCACGATTTTAACAGAAATCGAGACGTACACGATTCATATCTATGCAAACATGAACCAGACGATCGATGCGGAAACGGTCATGCGCCTCATCATCGATGGGATGATCGTTCTGGCGAAGACGGCGTTTCCTGTGATGATCGCCATTCTCGTCATGGGGCTAGCCATCAATTTCTACCAAGTTGGCTTCATGTTCACGACGGAGCCGCTTTCTTTCAAACTGGACAAGCTCAATCCCATCACGGGATTCGGGCGCATCTTCTCGAAGCGCTCGCTCGTGGAACTGCTGAAGTCCCTCTTGAAGATTGCGATCATCGGCGCGTTTCTCTACGTCTACTTGTCCGGAGAGATCATGCACATGCCGGAGTTTATCTATCTCGATCTCAAGAGCAGCATGGCGCGTATGGGCGACATCATTTTCTCACTCGTATTTCAGATCATCATTGTCTACTTCGTCATGGCGGCAGCGGATTTTGCCTATCAGAAATGGCAGACGACGCAGGATCTCAAGATGAGCAAGCAGGACATCAAGGAAGAGTTCAAGCAGACGGAAGGCGATCCACAGATCAAGGGCAAGATCCGCCAGAAGCAGCAGCAGATGGCGATGAATCGCATGATGAAGGAAGTGCCGGAAGCCGACGTCATCGTGACGAACCCGACGCATTACGCCGTCGCCTTGAAGTACAAGGCGGGCATGAAGGCGCCGGAAGTCGTTGCCAAAGGGCAGGATCTCGTCGCGCAGAAGATCAAGGATATCGCGAGAGAACACCGCGTGACGATCGTGGAAAACAAGCCTCTGGCGCGGGCGCTCTATGCGGCGGTGGAGGTCGGAGGCATCGTGCCGCCCGAACTTTACCAAGCGGTTGCAGAGGTGCTCGCTTACGTCTACCGATTGAAAAAGAAAAAATTTGCTTGA
- a CDS encoding flagellar hook protein FlgE, translated as MMRSLFSGVSGLKSHQTRMDVIGNNIANVNTIGFKSSRVTFADTLYQTQTGAAAPTDTVGGTNPKQIGLGVGVASIDLLFNDASTQSTGKNTDLALSGNGLFVVSTDKGGKDKYYTRAGAFSFDANYNYVVPGSGHHVVGWNADEDGNIDTKSTPEGIQIKDAMRSMGARKTTTVTYKGNMNSSVPTITKIVDQTGTSITGEAVVAQATDFTSGSLPTGVTGSTSLTLTLSDGTTRTITAKSSYRYKVGESLPITTISTVYDSLGNEHKVPLLFTKIPDTSSSPLGVDKWRVTLSPGTDAAGKLDPYNPDPAATTDSKCTIKEVDGNTTVTMKAQVLRFYQNGKYRDGSGNPTLTLKNGAGSGPLSPSASNEMNVSVDLTNLTQYSGSDTIKADYDGHPAGTLKEINTDQSGILTGTYTNGEKRSLAQVAVAQFDNAQGLTKKGANLYSESNNSGTANIKTVSALGLTLTPSALEMSNVDIANEFADMVVTQRGFQSNSKVITVGDEMLETVINMKR; from the coding sequence ATGATGCGTTCTCTTTTCTCCGGCGTATCGGGGCTTAAGAGCCACCAGACACGCATGGACGTCATAGGCAACAACATCGCGAATGTCAATACGATCGGCTTCAAATCGAGCCGTGTGACATTTGCGGACACGCTCTATCAGACGCAGACGGGCGCTGCCGCGCCGACGGATACTGTCGGCGGTACAAACCCCAAGCAGATCGGCCTCGGCGTCGGCGTTGCAAGCATTGACTTGCTCTTCAATGACGCTTCGACGCAGTCGACGGGAAAGAATACGGATCTTGCTTTGTCGGGCAACGGACTCTTTGTTGTCTCGACCGATAAGGGTGGCAAAGACAAGTATTATACGCGCGCAGGAGCGTTTTCCTTTGATGCGAATTACAACTATGTTGTCCCTGGCTCGGGGCATCATGTCGTTGGGTGGAACGCCGATGAAGACGGCAACATCGATACGAAGAGCACGCCTGAGGGCATCCAGATCAAGGATGCGATGCGCAGCATGGGGGCGCGGAAGACGACGACGGTCACCTACAAGGGTAATATGAACTCGTCGGTGCCGACGATTACGAAGATTGTCGATCAGACAGGAACTTCGATCACGGGAGAGGCAGTCGTGGCGCAGGCTACTGATTTTACCAGCGGTTCTTTGCCTACGGGTGTAACGGGCAGCACATCCCTTACTTTGACGTTATCAGACGGTACGACGCGTACGATTACGGCAAAGAGTAGCTACCGCTACAAGGTTGGTGAGAGTCTGCCAATCACGACGATTTCGACGGTTTATGACAGCTTGGGCAACGAACACAAGGTGCCACTCCTATTTACAAAGATTCCCGACACTTCATCTTCGCCGCTGGGCGTCGATAAGTGGCGTGTCACCTTGAGTCCGGGAACGGATGCTGCAGGAAAGCTTGATCCCTACAATCCAGACCCGGCGGCCACTACGGACAGCAAGTGCACAATCAAGGAAGTTGATGGCAACACGACTGTGACGATGAAGGCGCAAGTGCTGAGATTTTATCAAAATGGCAAATACAGAGATGGCTCGGGCAATCCGACATTGACCTTGAAAAATGGCGCAGGTTCCGGTCCACTTAGCCCGAGTGCCTCTAACGAGATGAATGTGTCGGTGGACCTTACGAATCTCACACAGTACAGCGGCAGTGATACGATCAAGGCAGATTACGATGGACATCCTGCGGGTACGCTGAAGGAGATTAACACCGATCAGAGCGGCATCTTGACGGGCACTTACACGAATGGTGAGAAGCGCTCGCTGGCACAGGTTGCCGTCGCGCAGTTCGATAATGCACAGGGCCTTACGAAGAAAGGGGCGAATCTCTACAGCGAGTCGAACAACTCGGGCACAGCGAACATCAAGACGGTCAGTGCCCTGGGGCTGACGCTCACGCCGTCGGCGCTTGAGATGTCGAATGTCGACATCGCTAACGAGTTCGCTGACATGGTTGTGACGCAGAGAGGCTTCCAGTCCAACTCAAAGGTCATCACGGTCGGCGATGAGATGCTTGAAACCGTCATCAATATGAAGCGTTGA
- the fliR gene encoding flagellar biosynthetic protein FliR, with amino-acid sequence MDFYTLLQGHAAAYLLVLTRVTGIFVIAPFFGSLNIPAHIRVGTAVAFSFVLFPIVDSYGPVSAPDNVFLYAAAAAGELFVGWLIGFVAYVTFSAIHFAGKVMDMQVGFAMVNVMDPTSGQQIPLIGSFLYNLAIIVFLVVNGHHMLIAALFESFQSVPMMGLSPSSNLAGFAVNLVNGVFVTGMKLAMPVTFSILLTNVGLGILARTMPQLNIFVVGLPLQIVIGMFVLSILMPFYVLFLDVLFNETYAQITTALHAIQ; translated from the coding sequence GTGGATTTTTACACCCTGCTCCAGGGTCATGCGGCAGCTTATCTGCTCGTTCTGACGCGCGTTACGGGAATTTTCGTCATCGCGCCTTTTTTTGGCAGTCTGAACATTCCCGCGCATATTCGTGTGGGGACTGCTGTTGCGTTTTCCTTCGTGCTGTTCCCCATCGTGGACAGCTACGGCCCTGTGTCGGCGCCGGACAATGTCTTCCTTTATGCGGCGGCAGCAGCAGGAGAACTCTTTGTTGGCTGGTTGATCGGCTTTGTGGCATATGTGACTTTTTCGGCCATTCATTTCGCCGGCAAGGTCATGGATATGCAGGTTGGATTCGCAATGGTCAATGTGATGGACCCGACTTCCGGTCAGCAAATTCCGCTTATCGGAAGTTTTCTTTATAATTTGGCGATCATCGTCTTTCTCGTCGTCAATGGACATCATATGCTCATTGCGGCGCTGTTTGAGAGCTTTCAATCCGTGCCGATGATGGGGCTTTCTCCTTCGTCGAACCTTGCGGGGTTTGCTGTCAATCTGGTCAACGGCGTTTTCGTTACGGGCATGAAGCTGGCGATGCCCGTGACGTTCTCCATACTCTTGACGAACGTCGGTCTTGGTATCTTGGCGCGCACGATGCCGCAGCTCAACATCTTTGTCGTCGGCCTGCCACTTCAAATTGTCATCGGCATGTTCGTTCTCTCGATCCTCATGCCGTTCTACGTCTTGTTTCTGGATGTGTTGTTCAATGAAACGTATGCGCAGATCACTACCGCCCTCCATGCAATACAATAG
- the fliP gene encoding flagellar type III secretion system pore protein FliP (The bacterial flagellar biogenesis protein FliP forms a type III secretion system (T3SS)-type pore required for flagellar assembly.) codes for MEKRPILLGSFLFFSLLLIAQEALAAPLIPSFSVSVGEAAGPQDVAASLQVLALLTILSLVPSILVMTTSFVRIVVVIGFLRNAMSTQNVPPNQVVLALSLFLTFYIMQPYWSEANQQGIQPYLAGQITQEQAIDNTLAPLREFMFRQTRESDLALFVNLSDAERPQSQADVSTATLIPAFVISELKTAFQIGFMIYIPFIVIDMIVASTLMSMGMMMLPPVMISLPFKILLFVMVDGWHLLIKSLIMSFR; via the coding sequence ATGGAGAAGCGGCCGATTTTGCTGGGAAGCTTCCTTTTCTTTTCCTTGCTGCTCATTGCACAGGAAGCTCTTGCGGCGCCTCTGATTCCAAGTTTCAGCGTCAGTGTCGGCGAGGCGGCGGGGCCGCAGGACGTCGCGGCCTCCCTGCAGGTTCTGGCGCTTCTGACGATCCTTTCGCTTGTGCCGTCGATCTTGGTCATGACGACCTCGTTCGTGCGCATCGTTGTCGTCATCGGCTTTTTGAGGAACGCCATGTCGACGCAGAATGTGCCGCCGAATCAGGTGGTGCTTGCCCTGTCGCTCTTTCTGACGTTCTACATCATGCAGCCGTATTGGAGCGAGGCGAATCAGCAGGGAATTCAGCCGTACCTTGCAGGGCAGATCACACAGGAGCAGGCGATTGACAACACGCTTGCGCCTCTCAGGGAGTTCATGTTCCGCCAGACGCGTGAGTCGGATTTGGCGCTTTTCGTCAATCTTTCCGATGCCGAGCGGCCTCAGTCGCAGGCGGACGTCTCGACGGCGACCTTGATACCGGCCTTCGTCATCAGCGAACTCAAGACAGCGTTTCAGATCGGCTTCATGATCTACATCCCGTTCATCGTGATCGACATGATCGTGGCGAGCACCTTGATGTCAATGGGCATGATGATGTTGCCGCCTGTCATGATTTCCCTGCCGTTCAAGATCCTGCTCTTTGTCATGGTCGACGGCTGGCATCTTCTGATTAAGTCGCTCATCATGAGCTTTAGGTAG
- the fliM gene encoding flagellar motor switch protein FliM, whose protein sequence is MAEDVLSQNEIDKLLSALSTGEVSAEEVQAEEEERKVKTYDFKRPDKFSKDQIRTLNMLYENFARLLNTHLSTHLRTMVNVEVVSVEQLTYQEFLQSLSNPSVIGVMALPPLKGNVIMEVNTGIAFAYIDRVFGGLGENTLKPRILTEIEEAVMRKFIAKASEFLKESWSNVTEINPILEAIEANPGFVQIVPPSDMVIIVTVQVKIGEVEGFMTLCIPYLVLEPVMSKLSTSFWVAASVAKDHNPDKIRALEKKIHKSPIPLIVELGTINMTIREFLTLGFGDVLQLDTKVKDELKILVGQKPKFLCRPGTQGKRSAVQITQVAFEGDEDTDE, encoded by the coding sequence TTGGCAGAAGATGTCTTGTCACAAAACGAGATAGACAAACTTCTCTCAGCTCTGTCGACCGGTGAGGTTTCCGCCGAAGAAGTGCAGGCGGAGGAGGAAGAGAGGAAGGTCAAGACATACGACTTCAAGCGGCCGGACAAGTTCTCGAAAGACCAGATCCGCACGCTGAATATGCTCTATGAGAACTTCGCGCGTCTCTTGAACACCCACCTATCTACCCATTTGCGGACGATGGTCAACGTGGAAGTCGTTTCCGTGGAGCAGCTCACTTACCAGGAATTCCTGCAGTCTTTGAGCAATCCGAGTGTCATCGGCGTCATGGCGTTGCCGCCTTTGAAGGGCAACGTCATCATGGAGGTCAACACGGGCATTGCCTTTGCCTACATCGACCGCGTATTTGGAGGCTTGGGTGAGAACACGCTAAAGCCACGCATCCTCACGGAGATTGAAGAAGCGGTCATGCGCAAGTTTATCGCGAAGGCGAGCGAGTTTCTCAAGGAATCTTGGTCGAATGTGACTGAGATCAATCCGATTCTTGAGGCAATCGAGGCGAATCCAGGATTCGTGCAGATCGTGCCGCCGAGCGACATGGTCATCATCGTTACTGTGCAGGTCAAGATCGGTGAGGTGGAGGGCTTCATGACCCTCTGCATACCGTACCTTGTCTTGGAGCCTGTCATGTCGAAGCTCTCGACTTCTTTCTGGGTGGCGGCTTCCGTTGCGAAGGATCATAATCCGGACAAGATTCGTGCGCTTGAGAAGAAGATTCATAAGTCGCCGATTCCTTTGATTGTGGAACTTGGCACCATCAATATGACGATTCGCGAGTTCTTGACCTTGGGCTTCGGCGATGTGCTGCAGCTCGATACGAAGGTCAAGGATGAACTGAAGATCCTCGTCGGGCAGAAGCCCAAGTTCCTTTGCCGGCCGGGCACTCAAGGCAAGCGTTCGGCAGTCCAGATTACACAAGTAGCCTTTGAAGGGGATGAAGATACGGATGAGTGA
- a CDS encoding response regulator, with protein MASRVLVVDDAAFMRMMVKDILSKNGYEIVGEAENGMKALEKYQELKPDLVTMDITMPEMDGISAVKEIKKVDPNAKVVMCSAMGQQAMVIEAIQAGARDFIVKPFQADRVLEAVRKALG; from the coding sequence ATGGCAAGCAGAGTTTTAGTGGTGGATGATGCGGCATTCATGCGAATGATGGTCAAGGACATCTTGTCCAAAAACGGCTATGAGATCGTTGGTGAAGCGGAAAATGGTATGAAGGCTTTGGAGAAGTATCAGGAGCTCAAACCCGATCTCGTGACGATGGACATTACGATGCCTGAGATGGATGGCATCAGTGCGGTCAAGGAAATCAAGAAGGTTGACCCGAATGCGAAAGTTGTCATGTGCAGCGCCATGGGCCAGCAGGCGATGGTCATCGAGGCGATCCAAGCGGGCGCACGCGATTTCATCGTCAAGCCGTTCCAAGCGGATCGCGTCCTTGAGGCCGTGCGTAAAGCGCTTGGCTGA
- a CDS encoding flagellar FlbD family protein, with protein sequence MIKLTKFKSEAHKKGEFVLNAEIIETVEETPDTVVTLTNGKKLIVEESMEEIVRRVMEYRRGVHGL encoded by the coding sequence ATGATCAAACTGACAAAGTTCAAGTCGGAGGCGCACAAAAAAGGGGAATTCGTCCTCAACGCCGAAATAATAGAAACGGTGGAGGAAACGCCCGATACGGTCGTCACCCTCACGAATGGAAAGAAACTCATCGTGGAAGAATCGATGGAGGAGATCGTGCGGCGTGTCATGGAATACCGCCGCGGCGTGCATGGTTTGTGA
- the flhA gene encoding flagellar biosynthesis protein FlhA: MATENPTLSNGFITKYSDIFIAVAIVTIVVMMIIPLPTALLDLLICVNITLALVIVMVTIYNVEALDFSVFPSLLLVTTLFRLALNISATRLILLNGYAGDVIMAFGNFVVGGNALVGFIIFVILIIIQFIVITKGAERVAEVSARFTLDAMPGKQMAIDADLNQGAITDAEASKRRLKIQQEADFYGAMDGASKFVKGDAIAAIIIIIINITGGFVIGMLTRNMTALQALQSYTLLTVGEGLVSQIPALMISTATGILVTRSASSKGNLGLDVALQLFNRSRIFYIVSGVLLFLAIVPGMPGIPLGALAVLCFIAARRLKGSEKVVEEVPEQKKAEKAKADATKPENIVNLLQVDPMELEIGYSLIPLVDTGQGGDLLERIVMIRRQCALELGLVVPTIRIRDNIQIKPNNYIIKLKGIETARGELMLDHYLAMNSGTVFEEVPGIETTEPAFGLPALWIAEDQREQAELNGYTVVDAVSVLATHLTEVIKMHAAEILGRQETQNLLDNLKKTNPALVDEVVPEVLVVGEVQKVLANLLAERVSIRDMETILEVLSDYGRATKDTDILTEYVRHALARQISQQYVQNNVLPCITLDPGLENKIAGAVQRTEHGSYVSLDPDAMQRLLASLNAELPKLTNMGYEPIVLTSPAVRTYFRQLVERSVQGLVVLSHAEIEQTVELQILGTVRI, translated from the coding sequence ATGGCGACAGAAAATCCGACGCTTTCCAATGGCTTCATAACGAAATACAGCGACATCTTCATAGCTGTGGCAATCGTCACGATCGTCGTCATGATGATCATCCCGTTGCCGACGGCTCTTCTTGATTTGTTGATCTGCGTGAATATCACGCTGGCGCTTGTCATCGTCATGGTGACGATCTACAATGTGGAGGCTCTTGATTTTTCGGTCTTTCCATCGCTGCTCCTTGTGACGACGCTCTTTCGGCTGGCGCTCAACATATCCGCTACGAGGCTGATCTTGTTGAACGGCTATGCGGGCGATGTCATCATGGCGTTCGGTAACTTCGTCGTCGGCGGTAACGCACTCGTCGGCTTCATCATCTTCGTAATCCTCATCATCATTCAGTTCATCGTCATCACGAAGGGCGCGGAGCGCGTCGCAGAGGTGTCGGCGCGCTTCACTCTCGATGCGATGCCGGGCAAGCAGATGGCGATTGACGCTGATCTGAACCAGGGCGCCATCACGGACGCCGAGGCGAGCAAGAGGCGCTTGAAGATTCAGCAGGAGGCTGATTTCTACGGCGCGATGGACGGCGCCTCGAAGTTCGTCAAGGGCGATGCCATCGCGGCCATCATCATCATCATCATCAACATCACGGGCGGTTTCGTCATCGGCATGCTGACGCGCAACATGACGGCGCTGCAGGCTCTGCAGAGTTACACGCTGCTGACGGTCGGCGAAGGTCTCGTCAGTCAGATTCCGGCGCTGATGATTTCGACGGCAACGGGTATACTCGTCACACGCTCGGCATCCTCGAAGGGCAACCTCGGACTCGACGTGGCGCTGCAGCTCTTCAACCGCAGCCGCATCTTCTACATCGTCAGCGGCGTGCTGCTGTTCCTCGCCATCGTTCCGGGCATGCCGGGAATCCCACTCGGGGCGCTTGCCGTCCTATGCTTCATCGCGGCTCGCCGCCTCAAGGGCTCGGAAAAGGTGGTTGAGGAAGTGCCCGAGCAGAAGAAGGCGGAGAAGGCTAAGGCGGACGCCACGAAGCCTGAGAACATCGTCAATCTGCTGCAGGTTGATCCGATGGAGCTTGAGATCGGCTACAGTCTCATACCGCTCGTCGACACGGGGCAGGGCGGCGATCTTTTGGAACGTATCGTCATGATCCGACGGCAGTGCGCGTTGGAACTCGGACTCGTCGTGCCGACGATTCGCATACGTGACAACATACAGATCAAGCCGAACAACTATATCATCAAGCTCAAGGGAATCGAAACAGCACGCGGCGAACTCATGCTCGATCACTACCTCGCGATGAACTCGGGTACGGTGTTCGAAGAAGTACCGGGCATCGAGACGACGGAGCCGGCCTTCGGTCTTCCCGCGCTGTGGATTGCTGAAGATCAGCGTGAGCAGGCAGAGCTCAACGGCTATACGGTCGTTGATGCCGTATCTGTGCTCGCGACGCATCTGACGGAAGTCATCAAGATGCATGCTGCGGAGATCCTCGGACGTCAAGAGACGCAGAACCTCCTCGACAACTTGAAAAAGACGAATCCGGCGCTTGTCGACGAGGTTGTGCCCGAGGTTCTCGTCGTTGGCGAGGTGCAGAAGGTTCTCGCAAACCTCCTGGCGGAACGCGTTTCCATACGCGACATGGAGACGATTCTCGAAGTACTCTCCGACTACGGGCGCGCGACAAAGGACACGGACATCCTCACCGAGTATGTGCGCCATGCACTCGCGCGGCAGATCTCGCAGCAGTATGTGCAGAACAACGTGCTGCCTTGCATCACGCTCGACCCGGGATTGGAGAACAAAATCGCCGGTGCAGTGCAGCGCACGGAGCACGGCTCTTACGTCAGCCTCGATCCCGATGCGATGCAGCGCCTCTTGGCGTCGCTCAATGCGGAATTGCCGAAGCTCACGAACATGGGCTACGAACCGATCGTGCTAACAAGCCCCGCCGTGCGCACCTACTTCCGACAGCTTGTCGAACGTTCCGTACAGGGGCTCGTCGTACTCTCGCATGCGGAAATTGAGCAGACGGTTGAACTTCAGATTCTTGGGACGGTGAGAATTTAA